The following are from one region of the Paenibacillus bovis genome:
- a CDS encoding nitroreductase family protein, producing the protein MSTEFMKALENRRSIYVISKESPIEDSKIQQIVEEAVKYTPSSFNSQSARVVVLLGEQHDRLWDITTETLRGIVNNEEVFQATADKMNMFKNGYGTVLFFEDMDIIANLQNQFEAYRDNFPLWGQQANGMLQLVIWTALEAEGLGATLQHYNPVIDEEVKSTWNIPAQWQMVAQMPFGKPAAPAGEKTYQPVEERVKFFK; encoded by the coding sequence ATGTCTACTGAATTTATGAAAGCTCTTGAGAACCGCCGCTCTATCTACGTGATCAGCAAAGAATCGCCTATCGAAGACAGCAAAATCCAACAAATCGTTGAAGAAGCTGTTAAATATACACCGTCTTCCTTCAACTCCCAAAGCGCACGCGTTGTTGTACTGCTCGGCGAACAGCATGATCGCCTGTGGGATATTACGACCGAGACACTGCGCGGTATTGTTAACAACGAAGAAGTATTCCAAGCAACCGCCGACAAAATGAACATGTTCAAAAACGGCTACGGAACTGTACTGTTCTTCGAAGACATGGATATTATCGCCAATCTGCAAAACCAATTCGAAGCTTATCGTGACAACTTCCCACTGTGGGGACAACAGGCTAACGGAATGCTTCAACTGGTTATCTGGACAGCTCTGGAAGCAGAAGGTCTGGGCGCTACACTGCAGCATTACAATCCAGTTATTGATGAAGAAGTAAAATCCACGTGGAACATTCCTGCTCAATGGCAAATGGTTGCACAAATGCCTTTCGGTAAACCAGCTGCTCCTGCAGGCGAGAAAACATACCAACCGGTTGAAGAACGCGTGAAATTTTTCAAATAA
- a CDS encoding LLM class flavin-dependent oxidoreductase, whose translation MISLSILDYSPVDEGSNDRTALQQTAELARAADRLGYHRFWVSEHHYLPPLAGSNPELLMMHLADQTDRIRIGSGGVMLPNYSAYKIAENFRMLEALHPGRIDLGAGRAAGAGRIGKQALNEGRTEAVSYEQQLIDLIRYLNDEEPADHRFPGLKATPIIDTQPELWMLGTGRGGAELAAAHGIGLAFAHFINSSSIGIAAMQQYRANFRPSASLPAPRGIVGIFVTVADTEEQAEQLARSWDHWLLMSENKGQRRSSFPAPATIQSYDYTIGDLEVIARNRRRMMVGTADSVREGIEALAADYGADEVLLLPLMYGFANRMRAIEQLAAAFGLPQAGQPL comes from the coding sequence ATGATTTCATTATCGATACTGGATTATTCTCCTGTAGACGAAGGGAGCAATGATCGGACAGCGCTGCAGCAAACCGCCGAATTGGCGCGCGCAGCCGATCGGCTGGGCTATCACCGATTCTGGGTGTCAGAGCATCATTATTTGCCGCCGCTTGCTGGCAGTAATCCCGAGCTGTTGATGATGCATCTGGCGGATCAGACCGACCGTATTCGCATCGGATCGGGCGGAGTCATGCTGCCGAATTATAGTGCCTACAAAATCGCAGAGAATTTTCGCATGTTGGAGGCTTTGCATCCGGGACGAATCGATCTTGGAGCCGGCAGAGCCGCCGGAGCCGGTCGGATCGGCAAACAGGCTCTCAATGAAGGACGTACCGAAGCTGTTTCCTACGAGCAGCAGTTGATCGATCTGATCCGTTATCTGAATGATGAGGAGCCGGCAGATCATCGCTTTCCCGGTCTCAAAGCAACACCGATCATCGACACGCAGCCGGAGCTGTGGATGCTGGGTACCGGACGCGGAGGAGCCGAGCTGGCAGCGGCACATGGAATCGGGCTGGCTTTTGCCCATTTTATTAATTCATCATCGATAGGGATCGCTGCGATGCAGCAGTATCGGGCCAATTTCCGGCCTTCGGCTTCCCTGCCGGCGCCGCGGGGCATAGTCGGTATTTTCGTGACGGTAGCGGATACCGAAGAGCAAGCGGAGCAGCTGGCACGAAGCTGGGATCACTGGCTGCTGATGTCGGAGAACAAGGGACAGCGTCGTTCTTCTTTTCCGGCTCCGGCAACGATTCAGTCTTATGACTATACGATAGGAGATCTGGAAGTTATAGCCCGCAATCGCCGCCGGATGATGGTAGGTACCGCCGACAGCGTACGCGAGGGTATCGAAGCGCTGGCTGCAGACTATGGAGCAGACGAAGTGCTCCTGCTGCCGTTGATGTACGGATTTGCGAACCGGATGCGCGCTATTGAGCAGTTGGCAGCAGCTTTTGGACTACCTCAGGCAGGGCAGCCCCTCTAA
- a CDS encoding ROK family protein — protein sequence MIVYQTTAKTLKRQVYDRIAVQDDVYKLELMKDIDITSSSLNRTLDELLHEGWIVESGLGPSTGGRRPTLYRINAGHRYIFGLDISRIYSVLGLYDLRMNALYTHRWQMDEQMEPEVLADYVAARIQEALAERHLSRQRIMGIGIGAVGPLDHEQGTILNPAYFPAAGWQNVNICRMLSERTGLTAVLDNGANTALIGEHWAMRESNIQHMLYVNAGAGIRSAILSSGQLVRGAMDKEGAVGQMVVQAGGARLQEQGNYGALEAYVSIQALEQQVRQRSRMGMEFTRDGQPLQPEQIHFDTLVDALRSGNPVLRELFNQSAGYMGIGLANLINTLQPEKVILGGALINADQGYYDTAIAVAKKQIYGEERLQPVFSRGVLQENAVSVGAAVMILAQMEM from the coding sequence ATGATTGTGTATCAGACTACAGCCAAAACGTTAAAACGGCAGGTATATGACCGGATAGCCGTTCAGGATGACGTTTATAAGCTTGAACTGATGAAAGATATCGATATTACGAGCAGCAGTCTGAATCGTACGCTCGATGAACTGCTGCATGAAGGATGGATTGTGGAATCCGGCCTGGGCCCTTCCACCGGCGGGCGAAGACCGACATTATACCGGATCAATGCAGGCCATCGTTATATTTTTGGACTGGATATTTCCCGTATCTATTCGGTACTCGGACTGTATGATCTGCGAATGAATGCACTGTATACGCATCGCTGGCAGATGGATGAACAGATGGAACCGGAAGTGCTGGCAGACTATGTAGCCGCACGTATTCAGGAAGCGCTGGCCGAGCGGCATCTGAGCCGTCAGCGGATTATGGGAATCGGGATTGGCGCTGTCGGTCCGCTGGATCATGAACAGGGAACGATCCTGAATCCAGCCTATTTCCCGGCGGCTGGCTGGCAGAATGTGAATATTTGCAGGATGCTGAGCGAACGTACCGGTCTGACGGCTGTGCTGGATAACGGAGCGAATACGGCACTTATCGGAGAACACTGGGCGATGCGCGAAAGCAATATACAGCATATGCTGTATGTTAATGCAGGAGCAGGGATTCGCTCGGCGATTCTGTCCTCCGGCCAACTGGTACGCGGTGCAATGGACAAAGAAGGTGCTGTAGGACAGATGGTCGTACAAGCTGGCGGCGCCAGGCTGCAGGAGCAGGGCAATTATGGGGCGCTGGAAGCCTATGTATCGATTCAGGCACTGGAGCAGCAGGTACGTCAGCGGAGCCGGATGGGGATGGAATTTACCAGGGACGGACAGCCTCTGCAGCCGGAACAGATCCACTTTGATACGCTGGTGGATGCCCTGCGAAGCGGTAATCCTGTCCTGCGGGAACTGTTCAACCAATCGGCCGGTTATATGGGTATCGGCCTGGCCAATCTGATCAATACCCTGCAGCCCGAAAAAGTTATTCTGGGCGGTGCACTCATCAATGCGGATCAGGGTTATTATGATACAGCTATCGCTGTGGCGAAAAAGCAGATCTATGGTGAAGAACGTCTTCAGCCGGTCTTTTCCAGAGGAGTACTGCAGGAAAATGCCGTATCTGTAGGAGCGGCTGTTATGATTTTAGCGCAGATGGAAATGTAA
- a CDS encoding MFS transporter: MTSLFKNRVFMIVASADLLQQMGIWIRNMALLFYVMEQSGNNPVAVSLLTALEYLPIFLFSLIGGTFADRWNPKKTVIIGDALSALSVLLILLLVLAGHWQAVFVTTVVSAIVSQFSQPSSSVLFRQHVPIEQVGSAVGITQSLMAIFTILGPVLGTFIYTQLGLYASLIALIIVFLAAAGIQLLLPDSKREAKQEATSPWADLKEGLHYIWERSNLRITAVLFLISGLSIGLTQPLDVFLVIERLGLPKEGVQWLTASEGIGMLIGGLVAVLLSGWVGRHRRGVMTGIMLIWSLLTFIEVLSVWTLVTAGARVLSGLCGAFFEVIFTAFMIQEVKQEYIGRANGVMIPLMMAGILLGTGISGVLMNVSSLFVVYGLSSLLTLSCCALTLRLKLETTSLKLTSRQFTL, from the coding sequence ATGACCTCATTGTTTAAAAATCGTGTTTTTATGATCGTGGCCAGTGCCGATCTTCTTCAGCAGATGGGTATCTGGATTCGTAATATGGCGCTCTTGTTTTATGTGATGGAGCAAAGCGGCAACAATCCGGTTGCAGTGTCCTTGCTGACCGCATTAGAGTATCTGCCGATCTTCTTGTTCTCGCTGATCGGAGGCACATTCGCCGATCGCTGGAATCCCAAAAAGACGGTGATTATAGGCGATGCGCTGAGTGCCCTTTCCGTCCTGTTAATCCTGCTGCTGGTGCTTGCCGGTCACTGGCAGGCTGTATTTGTCACTACTGTTGTATCGGCGATTGTCAGTCAATTTTCCCAGCCCTCCTCCTCTGTTCTGTTTCGGCAGCATGTTCCCATCGAGCAGGTGGGCAGCGCTGTCGGAATCACGCAGAGCCTAATGGCGATCTTTACTATTCTGGGACCTGTGCTGGGTACATTCATCTATACCCAGTTAGGTCTGTATGCTTCATTAATCGCATTAATCATCGTTTTTCTGGCTGCAGCAGGTATTCAGCTTCTGTTGCCAGATTCCAAGCGCGAAGCGAAGCAGGAAGCCACTTCTCCCTGGGCAGATCTCAAAGAAGGACTTCATTATATATGGGAGCGCTCGAATCTTCGCATTACTGCCGTATTATTCCTGATCAGCGGACTTTCGATCGGATTGACGCAGCCGCTGGATGTATTTTTGGTCATTGAACGACTGGGTTTGCCCAAAGAAGGCGTACAATGGCTGACTGCTTCCGAAGGAATCGGTATGCTGATTGGTGGACTTGTCGCCGTACTCCTCTCCGGTTGGGTCGGCCGCCATCGCCGGGGCGTGATGACCGGTATTATGCTGATCTGGTCATTGCTGACCTTTATCGAGGTGCTGTCTGTATGGACGCTGGTTACTGCAGGCGCACGTGTATTATCGGGCTTATGCGGTGCATTTTTTGAAGTCATCTTTACGGCGTTCATGATTCAGGAAGTGAAGCAGGAATATATCGGACGTGCCAACGGCGTGATGATTCCCCTGATGATGGCGGGAATACTGCTCGGTACCGGTATCTCCGGCGTACTCATGAATGTCTCTTCATTATTTGTCGTATATGGTCTGTCTTCCTTACTGACATTGTCCTGTTGTGCACTGACTCTCAGACTCAAGCTTGAAACAACCAGCTTGAAGCTAACGAGCCGACAATTCACACTTTAA
- a CDS encoding dihydrolipoyl dehydrogenase family protein, which yields MEQTFDLVVIGTGSAGAATAQACREQNWEVAIVDSREYGGTCALRGCDPKKVLVGAAELVDRTERMIGKGLQDSVRINWPDLMAFKHTFTDYIPGAHEKKLKDAGIHTFHGHAKFVSEDTIDVDGHRLTGKHILIATGAKPAPLSVEGEQYLANSDHFLNLEQLPSPLVFVGGGYISFEFAHIAARAGAEVHILHKDEQPLKGFDPELVQELVQRSREIGIHIHLNTSLQSIEQLEGEVAADSQPSGAEQLTKGTANQARYMIRANQQDGEQGNQELRLECGLVVHGAGRVPNIMDIQLDQGKVEFGKKGVHVNEYMQSVSNPRVYAAGDCTDSPGLPLTPLASLESQVATHNLLHGNTRKPDYRAMPSIAFTIPKLGAIGMTEEEARKLGDRVTINTFDTSTWYTYKRTNEQTAMAKIIIDTSSRQILGAHLLSGEADEMLNYFAIAIRLHLTIDQMREVLYAYPTPASDLSYMLKI from the coding sequence ATGGAACAGACTTTTGATCTGGTTGTAATCGGTACCGGCAGTGCAGGCGCAGCTACCGCCCAGGCATGCCGCGAACAAAACTGGGAAGTTGCGATTGTAGATTCACGCGAATATGGCGGCACCTGCGCACTGCGCGGATGCGATCCCAAAAAGGTACTGGTCGGAGCAGCCGAGCTGGTCGATCGTACCGAACGAATGATTGGCAAAGGACTACAGGACAGCGTCCGGATCAACTGGCCGGATTTAATGGCTTTCAAGCATACATTTACAGACTATATTCCGGGTGCCCATGAGAAAAAGCTCAAGGATGCAGGCATTCATACTTTTCATGGTCACGCCAAATTTGTCAGTGAAGACACGATAGATGTAGACGGTCATCGACTGACCGGCAAACATATTCTGATCGCTACGGGTGCCAAGCCTGCACCATTGTCGGTGGAAGGCGAGCAGTATCTGGCGAACAGCGACCATTTTCTGAATCTGGAACAGCTGCCGTCTCCGCTGGTATTCGTTGGTGGCGGATACATTTCTTTTGAATTTGCCCATATTGCTGCCCGCGCAGGTGCAGAGGTACATATTCTGCACAAGGATGAGCAGCCACTCAAAGGATTCGATCCGGAACTGGTGCAGGAACTGGTGCAGCGAAGCCGGGAGATCGGTATCCATATCCATCTGAATACATCGCTGCAGTCGATAGAACAGCTGGAAGGCGAGGTGGCAGCAGATTCGCAGCCATCCGGCGCAGAGCAGCTGACAAAAGGCACAGCGAATCAGGCACGTTATATGATCCGTGCCAATCAGCAGGATGGAGAGCAAGGGAATCAGGAGCTGCGTCTGGAATGCGGTCTGGTCGTCCATGGCGCCGGTAGAGTACCGAATATTATGGACATCCAGCTGGATCAGGGAAAAGTCGAATTCGGCAAAAAAGGGGTTCATGTTAACGAGTATATGCAGAGCGTCAGCAACCCCAGAGTATACGCTGCAGGAGATTGTACGGACTCGCCTGGGCTGCCGCTTACCCCGCTGGCCAGTCTGGAATCGCAGGTGGCTACCCACAATCTGCTCCATGGCAATACACGCAAGCCGGATTACCGGGCAATGCCGAGCATAGCCTTTACGATTCCCAAGCTGGGTGCTATCGGCATGACCGAAGAAGAAGCCCGCAAGCTGGGTGATCGGGTGACGATCAATACGTTTGATACATCAACCTGGTATACGTACAAGCGCACGAATGAACAAACGGCCATGGCCAAAATTATTATCGATACATCCAGTCGGCAAATTCTCGGAGCGCATCTGTTGAGTGGTGAGGCCGATGAGATGCTTAATTACTTTGCTATAGCGATTCGTCTTCATCTCACGATCGATCAGATGCGTGAAGTACTGTACGCTTATCCAACTCCGGCTTCCGATCTCAGTTATATGCTGAAAATCTAG
- a CDS encoding MerR family transcriptional regulator, whose translation MEKGNTEIYLTTGEFAKLCGVNKRTLFHYDDIDLLKPAFTDEKGYRSYSHHQLDVFLLIQALKELKLPLKEVREYMNNRTPQHMIDMANLELPHIQQEIEKLQNIHKMLKETIVLAEEGIAAKPGQFKLAEYEEERLIRSGPIMEEDSGTFYLEWTNQFLQFDRLTQSDASSFIGTMTSVVDLLENKEPGFYFFVKTASKRKDLNIFIKPKGWYAIGYHHGSYERMGDTYEAMFRWIEQQGLSTGEFLYEEYLIDDVAAKDKEDYVTRIMIEIKPKEASTLSKSHKQDTGGYSAVRKLQ comes from the coding sequence ATGGAAAAAGGAAACACAGAGATTTATCTGACAACCGGAGAGTTTGCAAAGTTATGTGGCGTCAACAAACGCACATTGTTCCATTACGATGATATTGATCTGCTCAAGCCTGCTTTCACGGATGAGAAAGGATACCGCTCGTATTCCCATCATCAATTAGATGTATTTTTACTGATACAGGCATTAAAAGAATTGAAGCTGCCTCTGAAAGAGGTTCGCGAATATATGAATAATCGGACACCGCAGCATATGATTGATATGGCGAATCTGGAACTGCCCCATATTCAGCAGGAGATTGAGAAGCTGCAGAATATTCACAAAATGCTGAAAGAGACTATCGTTCTGGCGGAAGAGGGAATTGCTGCGAAACCAGGGCAATTCAAACTGGCAGAGTATGAAGAAGAGAGGCTGATTCGAAGCGGGCCGATCATGGAAGAAGATTCGGGTACGTTTTATTTGGAATGGACGAACCAATTTCTGCAATTTGATCGCTTGACCCAGTCTGATGCGTCTTCATTTATTGGCACGATGACTTCAGTCGTAGATCTTCTGGAAAACAAAGAGCCAGGCTTTTATTTCTTCGTGAAGACGGCCAGCAAGCGCAAAGATTTGAATATATTTATTAAGCCCAAGGGATGGTATGCCATCGGCTACCATCATGGCAGCTACGAACGGATGGGCGATACGTATGAGGCTATGTTTCGGTGGATTGAGCAGCAGGGATTGTCGACCGGTGAGTTTCTGTATGAAGAATACTTGATCGATGATGTAGCAGCAAAGGACAAAGAGGATTATGTGACACGTATTATGATCGAGATCAAGCCAAAAGAAGCCTCAACCTTGTCAAAGTCGCACAAACAAGATACGGGTGGTTATTCGGCAGTTCGGAAGCTACAATAG
- a CDS encoding collagen binding domain-containing protein yields MNIFKKVSMLFLTLTILLPGLFGFHSVSAADMGAASDTAVSAAAPDSAPTSVQSDTYGQTGSGGTDTSPGTSTPPGNTDTQPPVTPEDPATDTYQNIITRIFLTDANLNEINGQVNPDTQIDPNAPVYLNYEWALPDNGSFHSGSTFEFDLPSAFQLYNDINNVPLQFEDGTVGSFSATRSGHVTMTFNDTIEQYSNIHGTMQFRTAFSQEVIHGSTEVQIPVPLNGDSNFILVYFKPDKGTSISKRGQALDQSHIQWTIDVNTTKEKVENAVVTDPIAAGMSLDTSSIQVHELNVNVDGTTTRGQQLTSGYQLESDSSSFKLTFDPVIRSAYRITYVTDITTDTQSKFTNTASFASNKGTLTAKAEVSVEQKFLTKKVESYDEQTGIISWSIGYNLSSRSIPQDQATLQDRFNASQQLVTNSIKVYNTNTNSLLSEGQDYTITQAPVKNGRTGFDLKFLYAIDSPYTIKYQTQPINRVDNDEKVSNTVTSGGVSDNASQVIKNVVFTKALVDANYVRKEATWMLSLNRDGYAMSNVIINDTFPNGGLEFQPDSLQILNADGSEYPASDYTVSSENGRSGFKITFNEDITAPLTIMYRTLFDVEWKTNKTDTSFLNRAQLSWIENGKTRTDDAEARFWPDSMTINNGSKDGSYNATTKQVTWNIKANYSSRQLTNAYIEDMLEPGQSYVPGSLQVNHMNLVGVWNSVTRGKTVAPSDYQVVLPAAGEDGGKLQVRFNKPINSPYWITFKTTVENHIVKPTIRNNAMLHSDEAVYPWAASVSIPKGGEYVSKTGTQDGDKIYWTVYINRGQSYVENARITDQPTPNQILLTDSFNLYSASVASNGGLAKGAKLVRGTDYKLTITSGSPEKFELSFLKPIRSAMILEYSSMITAEDREQIGNTVQFAGDGVTTGTVDTSKEITVRTSSASGTGTGVVGNLVVSKVDKDDPSLPLEGATFVLQDAAKAKPAIKLTTDPQGRALFTRLLYGKYTLQETSAPAGYILDSTVHTVTINSSIKQSNNAVFLTLTNTKQPTVPPGTPDNPGTPDNPGNPGNPGTPDNPGTPGTPDNPGSPDNPGTPDNPGTPGTPTDNKPDKDKPGTPSTPPGGTNPSGGTPVNEPTIPVEDEPTPSGTVDPTPSNPSVQPETLPPVPGNPSEPEIPVPDEPVPSGTVPPAPAQQPDIPVNEEPVPKGTTPPERTPSQQQQPMLPQTGESSRMPFWLTGAALLVMGVVLHQMQSARRRSEGRGGSNK; encoded by the coding sequence ATGAACATATTTAAGAAAGTAAGTATGTTATTTCTTACTTTAACCATTTTACTGCCAGGTTTGTTTGGATTTCATTCGGTTTCCGCTGCGGATATGGGCGCGGCTTCGGATACAGCAGTGTCTGCGGCAGCACCGGATTCTGCTCCTACAAGTGTACAGTCCGATACGTACGGTCAGACAGGCAGCGGAGGTACGGATACCTCGCCAGGTACATCTACGCCGCCCGGGAATACGGATACACAGCCTCCTGTAACTCCCGAAGATCCGGCTACTGATACATATCAGAACATTATTACCCGGATATTCCTTACGGATGCCAACCTCAATGAAATTAATGGTCAGGTCAACCCTGACACCCAGATTGACCCGAATGCACCGGTCTATCTGAATTATGAGTGGGCATTGCCGGATAATGGCTCTTTCCACAGCGGATCTACTTTTGAATTCGATCTGCCATCTGCTTTTCAGTTATACAATGATATCAATAATGTCCCGCTGCAGTTTGAAGATGGAACTGTAGGCAGCTTCAGTGCTACACGCAGTGGACATGTGACGATGACATTTAATGATACGATTGAACAATACTCGAATATTCACGGAACGATGCAGTTCCGCACCGCATTCAGCCAGGAAGTGATTCATGGCAGCACCGAGGTACAGATTCCGGTGCCGTTGAATGGAGACTCCAACTTTATTCTGGTGTATTTCAAACCGGATAAAGGAACGTCTATCAGCAAGCGTGGTCAAGCACTGGATCAGAGTCATATCCAGTGGACGATTGATGTGAATACGACCAAGGAAAAAGTCGAAAATGCTGTAGTTACCGATCCTATCGCTGCAGGCATGTCTTTGGATACAAGCTCTATTCAGGTACACGAGCTGAATGTCAATGTAGATGGAACGACAACCCGCGGACAACAGCTGACATCCGGCTATCAACTGGAATCGGACAGCAGCAGCTTCAAGCTGACATTCGACCCGGTAATCCGCTCTGCCTATCGCATTACGTATGTTACGGATATTACAACTGACACACAGAGCAAATTTACCAATACGGCATCTTTTGCCAGTAACAAAGGTACACTGACTGCCAAAGCGGAAGTTTCTGTCGAACAGAAATTCCTGACCAAAAAAGTGGAAAGCTATGATGAACAGACCGGTATAATCTCCTGGTCGATCGGCTATAATCTGAGCAGCCGCTCGATTCCTCAGGATCAGGCGACACTGCAGGATCGGTTTAACGCCAGCCAGCAGCTGGTGACCAATTCGATCAAGGTGTACAATACGAACACCAACAGTCTATTGAGCGAAGGTCAGGACTATACTATTACACAAGCGCCTGTCAAAAATGGCCGTACCGGATTCGATCTGAAATTCCTGTATGCGATTGATTCTCCTTACACGATCAAATATCAGACTCAACCGATCAATCGTGTAGATAATGATGAAAAAGTAAGCAATACGGTAACCTCAGGCGGAGTCAGCGATAATGCCTCCCAGGTCATCAAAAATGTGGTCTTTACCAAAGCACTGGTGGATGCCAACTATGTACGCAAGGAAGCAACCTGGATGCTGTCGCTTAACCGTGATGGTTATGCAATGTCCAATGTGATCATCAATGATACCTTCCCGAATGGCGGACTGGAATTCCAGCCGGATTCCCTGCAAATCCTAAATGCGGATGGCAGTGAATACCCTGCTTCCGACTATACAGTGAGCAGCGAGAATGGACGATCCGGATTCAAAATTACATTTAATGAAGATATTACTGCTCCATTGACGATTATGTATCGCACCCTGTTCGATGTCGAATGGAAAACGAACAAAACCGATACTTCCTTTTTGAACCGGGCGCAGCTGTCCTGGATTGAAAATGGAAAAACACGGACAGACGATGCAGAAGCACGCTTCTGGCCGGATAGCATGACAATCAATAACGGTTCCAAAGACGGCTCCTACAATGCAACGACCAAACAGGTTACCTGGAATATCAAAGCCAATTACAGCAGCCGTCAGCTGACCAATGCATATATCGAAGACATGCTGGAGCCGGGTCAATCGTATGTGCCAGGTTCACTGCAGGTCAATCATATGAATCTGGTCGGTGTATGGAACAGTGTAACCCGCGGCAAAACGGTAGCTCCGTCCGATTATCAGGTGGTACTGCCTGCTGCTGGTGAAGACGGTGGCAAGCTGCAGGTACGATTCAACAAGCCGATTAATTCACCGTACTGGATTACCTTTAAAACAACGGTGGAGAATCATATCGTAAAACCGACGATCCGCAACAATGCGATGCTGCACAGTGACGAGGCTGTCTATCCATGGGCCGCATCTGTCAGTATCCCCAAAGGCGGAGAATATGTATCCAAAACCGGTACACAGGACGGCGACAAAATCTATTGGACTGTCTACATTAACCGTGGACAATCCTATGTAGAAAATGCTCGCATTACCGATCAACCGACACCTAATCAGATTTTGCTGACCGACTCCTTTAATTTGTACTCAGCGAGTGTGGCGAGTAACGGTGGATTAGCCAAAGGAGCCAAACTGGTACGGGGTACCGATTATAAGTTAACTATTACTTCGGGCAGTCCCGAGAAATTCGAACTGTCTTTCCTGAAGCCTATCCGCTCGGCCATGATTCTGGAGTATTCGTCCATGATTACGGCAGAAGACAGAGAGCAGATCGGTAATACGGTACAATTTGCCGGAGACGGTGTTACGACCGGTACGGTAGATACAAGCAAGGAAATCACTGTCCGCACTTCCTCGGCTTCCGGTACAGGAACCGGTGTAGTCGGCAATCTGGTAGTCAGCAAAGTCGACAAAGATGATCCTTCGCTACCGCTGGAAGGTGCAACCTTTGTATTGCAGGATGCTGCCAAAGCTAAACCAGCTATCAAATTGACTACCGATCCGCAGGGTCGCGCTTTGTTCACCCGCCTGCTGTATGGCAAATACACGCTGCAGGAAACAAGTGCTCCTGCAGGTTATATACTGGACTCCACTGTACACACGGTGACGATTAATTCCAGTATCAAGCAGTCCAACAATGCGGTATTCCTGACCTTGACGAATACCAAGCAACCGACCGTACCTCCGGGTACGCCGGATAATCCAGGTACACCAGACAACCCTGGTAATCCAGGTAATCCAGGCACTCCCGATAATCCGGGCACGCCAGGAACACCTGACAATCCAGGTAGTCCAGATAACCCGGGTACACCGGATAATCCAGGCACTCCGGGTACGCCGACAGACAACAAGCCAGATAAAGACAAGCCTGGCACACCGTCTACTCCACCGGGAGGTACCAATCCATCAGGAGGTACGCCTGTAAACGAACCAACGATTCCGGTTGAAGATGAACCCACCCCATCGGGTACAGTTGATCCAACACCGTCTAATCCATCGGTTCAGCCGGAGACACTGCCTCCGGTACCGGGTAATCCTTCAGAACCGGAAATTCCGGTACCGGATGAACCTGTACCAAGTGGTACCGTTCCACCAGCACCTGCTCAACAACCGGATATCCCGGTCAATGAAGAGCCTGTGCCAAAAGGAACAACACCGCCGGAGCGTACTCCTTCCCAGCAGCAGCAACCAATGCTGCCACAGACAGGGGAATCAAGCCGTATGCCATTCTGGCTGACCGGTGCAGCGCTGCTCGTAATGGGTGTTGTATTGCACCAGATGCAATCGGCACGTCGACGTTCCGAAGGACGCGGCGGCTCCAACAAATAA